Proteins encoded in a region of the Bacteroidota bacterium genome:
- a CDS encoding DUF433 domain-containing protein: MQRHEIYHVDPGILSGTPVFAGTRMPVDSLIDHLKFGDSLDEFLDGFPTVSREQAIAFLEAALASALEVTPRAEPA; the protein is encoded by the coding sequence ATGCAGCGCCACGAGATCTACCACGTAGACCCCGGCATCCTCAGCGGTACGCCGGTCTTTGCTGGTACCCGCATGCCTGTGGACTCCTTGATCGATCACCTTAAGTTCGGCGACTCGCTTGATGAGTTTCTCGACGGTTTCCCAACCGTGTCGCGCGAGCAAGCCATCGCGTTTCTAGAAGCCGCACTGGCGAGTGCGCTGGAGGTTACGCCACGCGCAGAG
- a CDS encoding Uma2 family endonuclease, with protein MPTTTTVPLSPPVEPRLTYADLCAMPEDGNRYELIHGALVMSPSPSFRHQHRTGTIYASLLIYAREQDLGTAVIAPMDVVLDEDAAVVQPDVLFIARDRAGIIAEVIRGVPSLVVEVISPGSRRRDVRTKRALYAQYVVPEYWLVDPEADTVEIYRLPKGATTYERSAALSTDADDVLTTPLLPGWSLGLRALFSA; from the coding sequence ATGCCGACCACAACGACAGTTCCACTCTCTCCACCCGTCGAGCCCCGGCTGACGTATGCCGACCTCTGCGCGATGCCGGAGGACGGCAACCGCTACGAACTCATCCACGGTGCGCTCGTCATGTCGCCCTCGCCGTCGTTCCGTCACCAGCATCGCACGGGTACGATCTACGCGAGCCTCCTCATCTATGCCCGCGAGCAGGACCTCGGTACGGCCGTCATCGCGCCGATGGACGTAGTGCTGGACGAGGACGCCGCGGTCGTGCAGCCCGATGTGCTGTTCATCGCGCGAGACAGGGCGGGCATCATCGCCGAGGTCATCCGCGGTGTGCCCTCGCTCGTGGTGGAGGTCATATCGCCCGGGTCTCGTCGCCGCGACGTGCGGACAAAGCGGGCGCTCTACGCGCAGTATGTCGTGCCGGAATACTGGCTCGTCGATCCCGAAGCGGACACGGTGGAGATCTACCGGCTACCTAAAGGTGCGACGACCTACGAACGAAGCGCCGCGCTCTCGACGGACGCTGACGATGTGCTGACGACGCCGCTGCTACCTGGGTGGTCACTCGGGCTGCGCGCCCTATTCAGCGCATAG